GGGCGGCGGGCAACCCGTGAGCCTTGAAAACATCCGCGAAGTGGCGGCGATGGCGCGTGAGTTTGGCAAGCCCTTCATCATCGACGGTTGTCGGTTTGCCGAAAACGCATGGTTCATCAAGCAGCGCGAGGCGGGGCAGCAAGACCGCTCGATCACCGAGATCGTGCGCGATTGCTTTGCCGATGCCGATGCAATGACGATGAGCGCCAAGAAGGATGCCTTTGGCAATATCGGCGGTTGGCTTGCGCTGAACGATGATGAGATGGCCGAAGCGGCGCGCGCGCATCTGATCCGCACCGAAGGTTTCCCGACCTATGGCGGGATGGCGGGGCGCGATCTTGAGGCGGTGGCGCAGGGGTTGGCCGAAATCGTTGACGAGGATTACCTGCGGTATCGCATCCGCACCAATGCTTATATTATCGAGCGGTTGGATGCGCTGGGCGTGCCGGTGGTCAAACCCGCGGGGGGGCATGCGGTGTTCATTGATGCGCGCGCGTGGCTTTCGCATATTGATCCGCTCTCGTATCCCGGTCAGGCGGTCGCGGTGGCGCTCTATGAACTGGGTGGCATTCGGGGCTGTGAAATTGGCACGGTGATGTTTGGCCGTCATCCAGATGGCAGCGAAACACCTGCGGCGATGGACCTTGTGCGGCTGGCCTTTCCGCGTCGGACATATACCCAGAGCCATGCAGATTATCTGGTCGAGGTATTTGCTGAATTGGCCGCGATGAAAGACAGCCTGAGGGGGTATCGCATCACTTGGGAGCAAAAGCTGATGCGGCATTTCACCTGTAAGTTTGAGCCTCTGGAGGCATAAAACGCAGCTGCGTGTCCCGCCTGCGCCCGATTTCAGGTGCGGCGGGGCGCGTGTTCAGGAACACTCGACAGGATCATCGGGGCGGGCGCCGTCGGGGCTGCAAAACAGCCGATAGAGCAGTGAGATCACCTCGTAGGTGCTCTCGTCCGCGAGGCTGTAAAAGACCGTCTTGCCGTCGCGGCGGGTCGACACCAGCCCTTCTTCGCGCAGGCGCGCCAGCATCTGGCTGACGGCGGCCTGACGGATTTCCAGCAGGGTTTCCAACTCGCCCACCGATTTTTCGCCCGAGCCAAGATGGCACAGGATCATCAGCCGACCCTCATGGGCCAGCGTCTTGAGATAGGCGGCGGCGCTGGCCGCACTACGGGCCATTTCCGTCGGTGGGGCAGGAGGGGTTTTGAGGTCCAACGCAGGTGTCCTTCGTCTTGATGTATTCATCGTTTAGCATGTGGGGCGTCGTTTGGCGAGTTCAAGCGCAGAATGGCGTGCGAAGGCGGATTGTAGAGGCAGGTCAGTCGGATTTGGCCGGTGCGCCGCCCTGGAAATTATTGCCATTTTGATAGTCGCAGGGCGCTTCCTGCATTTGCAGATGCAGATGGTTGCCACTGTAGGGATGGGCGCGGGCCAGTGCTTCGTCGACTTCGATGCCGAGGCCGGGGGCGTCGGGCGGGGTGACAAAGCCGTTTTCCACCGTGATCGTGCCCTTGATCAGATCGTGATGGAACGGGGTTTCGATGCTTTCAACCATCAGGATGTTGGGGATTGAAGCGGCAAGTTGCACGTTGGCGGCCCATTCGATCGGTCCGGCATAGAGATGCGGGGCGATCTGCGCGTTGAAGACTTCGGCAATGGCGGCGACCTTCTTCATCTCCCAGATGCCACCGGCACGGCCAAGGGCGGGTTGCAGGATTTCGGCGGCCCCGGCACGCAACACGGCGGCGAACTCGGCCTTGGTGGTCATCCGTTCGCCGGTCGCTACGGGGATACGCACATTGCGCGCCACGCGGGCCATGTCCTCGATATTGTCGGGCGGTGTGGGTTCTTCGAACCAAAGCGGGGAATAAGGCTCAAGCGCTTGTCCAAGACGGATGGCGCCTGCGGTGTTGAATTGTCCGTGGGTGCCAAAAAGCAGATCGGCGCGGTTTCCGACAGCCTCGCGGATCAACTTGCAGAATTCTACCGAGGTGGTGATGTCAGACATTGCGGGCATATGGCCGCCGCGCATTGTGTAGGGGCCGGCAGGGTCGAATTTGACTGCGGTGTAGCCTTTCTCGACCATGGCGAGGGCTGAAACGGCGGCGGCTTGCGGGTCGGTCCAGAAGGTCGCCATATCCTGATCGGGCTGAGGATAGAGATAGGTATAGGCGCGGATGCGCTCATTCATCCGCCCACCGAGTAAGGCATGCACCGGACGCTCGCGAGCCTTGCCGATGATGTCCCAGCAGGCGATTTCCAGACCGGAAAAGGCACCCATCACCGTTAGATCGGGGCGCTGGGTAAAGCCGCTGGAATAGGCACGGCGAAACATCAGCTCGATATTCTCGGGGTTTTCACCGGCCATATGACGGACAAAAACATCTTCGATCACGGCTTTCATGGCGGTGGGGCCGACAGACGAGGCATAGCATTCGCCCCAACCGACGATGCCTGTGTCGGTGGTCAGCTTGACCAGAATCCAATAGCGCCCACCCCAGCCGGGTGCGGGCGGCGCGGTGACAATCACATCGAGATCGGCGAGTTTCATGGGGTATACCTTTCAAGCGAGGCGGATATGGAAACGAAATTGCTTGGGCCGCAGGATATCGGGCTTTTGCTGACTGTCGAGGAGGGAGTATTCGATTTCCCCATTGACCCAGAGCAGGCGCGGGATTTCCTGGAGAACCCACTGAACGAAATAGTTGTTGTGATCGTGGACGACAGGATCGTGGCCTTTGCCTCGGGCACGATCCTATTGCACCCCGATAAACCTCCCAGCCTGTTTGTAAATGAAGTCAGCACACATGATGAGTATAGGCGGCGTGGCTATGGCTCGGCCGTCAGTAGGGGGTTGTTTGCACGGGCGCGGGCGCGCGGTTGCGAGGGTATCTGGCTGGGAACTGAGCCGGAAAATACGCCCGCCCTTGCGCTCTATCGCCGGTTGGGTGGCGAAGAGCGTGCATTTGTCGGGTTCGCCTGGGACGGTGCGTTCGACCTTGACTGACAAGTTGTCAAAAAAGGATCACGTTGCGCCGCGCTGCGCCTGACTTCGTGTCGGTGATCGCTTCGTTGATCTGATCGAGCCGCCAGCGGTTCGAGATCAATTCGTCAAGCTTCAGCCGCCCCTGTTGGTAGAGGTCGATCATCCAGGGAATGTCGCGGCGGATCACCGTGTCACCCATCTTGGTGCCAACCATGCCTTGGCCGACCGCAGCCATCATCACCGGTGAGTAGGTTGAGACCGCGTCGGAATGCGGCATACCGACCATCAGAACCTTGCCACCCCGCGCAAGATAGCGCGGCGCCGTGTCATAGGCCTGAACCGCGCCGACGGTGACGAATACCGCGTCGGCGCCGCGCCCCATTGCCTTAATCGCGTGGCGCCAGGGGCTTTTCTGCGTTGCCAAGATGCCATCCGTTGCACCAAATTCCATCGCGACATCGAGTTTGTCTTCGCTCATATCTACCGCAACGATCCGGCGTGCACCGGCAATCCGTGCGCCTTGAATGGCGTTGAGGCCGACGCCGCCTGCGCCGATCACAACCACGTCCTGACCGGCGCGCAAGCCTGCGGAATTGACCACGGCGCCAACGCCGGTAATGACCCCGCAAGACAAGAGCGACGCGACATCCTTGTCCATCGTGGCGGGCAGATGGACCAGTTGCGACTGATCCACCACCACGGCTTCGGCGAAGGCACCGCAGGCCATGGCCTGATGCAGCTTGCTGCCATCGGGCATCGCAAGCGGCCCGGTGTCGCCATCATAGGGCGTTTCGCAGATCGTCGGTTTGCCGCTGGCGCAGGACGGGCAGGTGCCGCAGGCGCGGATCAGCGTGACCAGCACATCATCGCCGACCGCGAAGTCGCGCACGCCTTCGCCCACCGACGCGACTTTACCTGCCGCCTCGTGGCCATAGACCGCCGGAAGCGAGCCGCCCCAGGCGCCTTCGGCATAAGAAATGTCGGAATGGCAGATTGCGACCGCTTCGAGCGTGACCTCGACTTCGCCCAGCCCGGGCGCGCGCAGATTAACGGTTTCGATACGAAGCGGTTCGCCGAAGGTATGGCAGACGGCGGCTTTGATGGCTCTCATGGCGGGCTCTCCCTTTCCCGGTCGTGACGCGCCCAATCTGCGCAGCGACGCGCGGTCGGCGCAAGGGGGAAACACGTTGAATCAGGCGGGTGACGGGGCGGAATTTCGAGCAAAGACCCACAGACAGGCCAACATGAGCACCGCCGATAACAGGAACGGCGCACCGGGCAGGTAGATCGGTGCATCGGCCTTGGTGAAGACGGCGAAAGTCTGGGTCATCGCCAGCGGTGCGAGGATCATCGCCAGCGAGGTGACAGAAGAAAGCACGCCTTGCAATTCGCCTTGGGAATCATCGCTGACAGCACGCGACATCGCCGCCTGCAAGGCGGGCAAAGACAGCGAGCCAAGTGCCGCGACCGGAATGAAGCTGATCAACAGGATTGGGTTGCCGACAAAGGCAAGAAACACCAGCGAGCCGATTTCAAGCCAAAATCCGGCAATTACTGTGCCGCGTTCGCCCAGTCGCGCAATGGCCGGGCGCAGGCCAAAGGCCATGAACAGCGCGTAAAAAGCGCCGTATACCCCGAGAGAATAGCCGATCATCGCTTCGCTCCAGGCGAATTTCTCGGTCAGGAAATAGGCCCAGATTGCGGGGTAAACCATGGTGGCGACCTGAAACAGGAAGAACACCAGGATCAGCCCGCGCAGCCCGGCCAGTCTTGTGACCGCGCGCAGGGCTCCGAAAGGGTTGGAGCGGCGCCATTCGAATTTGCGCCGGATTCTGTCTGTCACGGTTTCGCGCAGCACGAAAAAGCCAAAGATCGCATTGGTCAGCGCCAGGGCGCCTGCCGCCCAGAATGGCGCGCGGGTGCCATATTCGGCAAGAATGCCGCCCAGAACGGGGCCGAGGACAAAGCCGACGCCGAAACCCGCCGCCACCAGCCCGAAACGCGCCGCTTTTTCATGCGGGGCAGAGATATCGGCCATATAGGCGTTGGCGGTGGAATGGGTCGCGGCCGTTATGCCACCGATCATGCGCACAACCAGCAAGAGCCACATCGTATGCGCCACCGCCATGACAGCATAATCGACCGCCATAGCCAGCAGAGAAATCAGCAGTATCGGGCGACGCCCGAAGCGATCGGAAAGCGCGCCGAGGAAGGGGCTGAAGAGAAACTGCATGACGGCAAAGGCGGTCGAGAGTATCCCACCCCAGATTGCCGCATGTGCCACGCTGCCGCCTTCGATATCGGAAATCAGTGCGGGCATGACCGGCATGATCAGCCCGATGCCCATGGCATCAATCATCACCGTGATAATGATGAACAGGACAGGCAAACGAGCGGTCATGCGGATTCCGTGAGCGGTTGCGAAGATGCTTAGAGATAGCCATGTGAGACAGCCGCCAGAAGTGCAAGTCACATGTGACCTTGGGGAAGTCAGGTTTTCCCTACCTTGGGCTATCCGGTGATACGGCTCAACAACGCAGCAAGGCGCGGGGGATCGGCAAAGAACGGCGAATGGCTGGTGGGGAGCGCAAATACGTCCTCTTGGGGCCAACCCGCGGTCATTGTTACCTGATATTCGGGTGGGATCGTTCGATCATCGGTGCAGCGGATATAGCTGCGCCGGACCGAGGCGTAACGTTCGCTCAGCACACAGGCGGTTTCCTGGGGGGCAATTGCCTGGGCGCACAGCCTGGTGTTGGCATAGGCCGCGGTGCCTTCTGGGCAGTCATGATAAAACACCTCCCGGACCTGCGCCGGGTCAAAGCGAAAGCTCTTAGCGTCATCCGAGCGCAACAGGGCCTTCATCAACGGCTGACGCGGTGCCTTTCGGCGCATATCGGCCAGCGACAGGCCGGGTTCGGGCACATAGGCACAGAGATAGATCAGGCGGGAGATTTTTTCTGGCGCAATCTCGGCGGCAAGCGAGATGGGATAACCGGCCATGGAATGACCGACAAGAACGACCGGCGTGTCGATCGCGGCGAGAATCGCATCTGCATAGGATTGCAGGGTAATTTCGTTGATGGGCGTGAGATCGCCGCCATGGCCGGGCAGATCGATGGCCCGCGCCGTGTGGCCGAGTGCGCTCAGTTCCGGTATCAGGTCGCGCCAGCACCAGGCGCCGTGGCATGCACCATGAATCAGAAGAAAATCGGCCATGGAAAAACGCTCGTCGACAGGAGTGAGCGCAGATCATGACGTATGGGAAATCAATTGGCAATATGACCTGATGTACCACCTGGCGAAATTGTGCAGTCCGGTCGGTTTGACCTCAGACATGGCCGATTGCGTCAAGGAAACCGGTGAGGGCGGCGGCGTATTCGCCCGGTTTTTCAACACAAGGCAGGTGGCCGGCGCGGCGGATCAGATGAAATTTCGAACCGGGGATCAGATCGACGGTTTCACGCACCAGATCGGGCGGAGTTGATCCGTCTTCGCTGCCGGCGATGCCCAGGGTGGGCAGGCGCAGGCCCGAGGTGGGCGTATAGAAATCGGTGCCCGAAATTGCGGCCATACAGCCAATATAGCCCTCGGACGGTTGGCGGGTGAGCATGTTGCGCCACGCGGCGCATTCTGGCGTGGCGCGAAAGTCGCGCGAGAACCAGCGCTGCATCGTGGCATCGGCCAGCGCCTCGATGCCATCGGCGCGGGCTGTTCTGATGCGATCCTGCCACATTGCGGGCTGACCGATTTTCGCGCCGGTATTGGACAGCACCAGGGCGCGCACGAGATCGAGCCGCTTGATGGCCAGCCCCTGTGCGATCATGCCACCGATCGAGAGGCCGACAAAGACGCATTCGCGGATCTGGAGAAGATCGAGCAGACCTTCGGCGTCGCGCACCAGCGTGCCCATGGAATAGGGACCGGGCGGGCAGGAGGAAAGACCGTGACCGCGCAGGTCATAGCGCAGCAGGCGCAGGCCTTGGGGAAGATGCGGGATCAGCGCGTCCCAGAGCCGCAAGTCGGTGCCGAGCGAATTGGCAAAGACCACCACGGGGCCGTCTTGGGGCCCATCGAGCCTGTAGTGAAGCGAAACATCGCCGAGTTCGGCCATTTGCATGCGGGCGGTTCCTTTGCGCGAGGGAAGGTGCGTGCAGAGATAGCGCGCTGCAAGCCGATGTCAAACCCGATGGGGGGGTGGTTCGGCTCAAGGCTTCAATGCGAAATGACCGCCAACCCTGTCAGCACAATCAGCCCGCCCTCCGCATCACGCGGCCCCAAACCCTCGCCGATGAGTCAAGCATTCCTTACGCAGGGCAGCGTTCTTTGCAGATATCCCCAGCGGAGGCATTGAATCTTTTCTTATGTGCCCTCGAATGTCGTCAGCGCACGCATGAAGACTTCAGGATCGACATTTCCGCCGGTCGCAACTGCGATCACGGCGTCGCCTTTGATCTCCTTGGGGTGGAACAAAGCCGCCGCCAGAGAGACCGCGCCGCCGGGTTCGAGCACGATCTTGAGGCGCAGGAAGGCAAGCGCCATGGCACGCAGGACTTCGTCTTCGCTGACCACGATGCCGGGGCCGCAGAGCCGGGCCATGATCGGAAAGGTGAGTTGCCCGGGTTCCGGCGTTATGATCGCATCGCAGAGCGAACCGGAGAGCCGGGTGTTGCGCTCGATTTGCCCGGATACGAGCGAGCGGGTGGTGTCGTCGAACTCTTCCGGCTCGCAGGGGCGCGCGCGCAGGCCGGGGGCGTCGGCCTCAAGTGCGAGTGCGATCCCCGAGGTCAGCCCGCCGCCGCCGCAATTGACCAGCACATCGGCGCACTCAATGCCTTCCTTGGCGGCTTGCGCGGCAATTTCCAGGCCGCAGGTGCCTTGCCCGGCGATGACCTGAGGCTCATCGAAGGGTTTGACCAGGGTGAGGCCGCGTTCACGTGCCAACCGTGCGCCGATGGCATCGCGATCTTCGGTTGCACGCTCGTAAAGCACCACCTGGGCACCGAGCGCGCGGGTGTTGTCGATTTTCAGTTTCGGCGCGTCGGAAGGCATGATGATGACAGAGGGCACGCCATGAAGGCTGGCGGCGCGGGCTACGCCCTGGGCGTGGTTGCCCGAGGAAAACGCGATGACGCCGCGTGCGCGGGTTTCGCTGTCGAGCGCGGAGAGCGCCGACCAGCCGCCGCGAAACTTGAAGCTGCCGGTATGTTGCAGGCATTCGGATTTCACGAAAAGCCGCCGTCCTGCGATCTCGTCAAGAAACGGCGATGAAAGGAGCGGCGTGCAGCGGCTGTGGCCTTCAAGCCGCTGGGCGGCGGCGCGGATCATTTCGATATTCACAACAGCTCCAACCATTTGTGCAGGGCGGCGAGGCTTGCGGGCTCGTCGAGATAGGGGATATGGCCGCGATCCGGGATGATTGCGGCGATCATGTCGGGGCGGCGGCGCTGCATCTCGTCAAAGCTGCTTTGCATAAGGATGTTCGAGCCTGCACCGCGCAACGCGCAGAGCGGCAGGCCCTGCAAGGTATCAAACAGCGGCCAGAGATCGGGCAGCGGCGTGTCCTTGCCCGCCAGCACCGCCTCGCGCAGGGCGGGGTCGTAGGTGATTTTCAGCCCTTCCGGGGTTTCATCGTAAAGGCGTGTGATCTCTTCGTGAAACCGGCTGGTTGGTACCTTGTCAAAGCCGTGGATCGCTTCGGGCCAGACCGCCAGCAGCGCGGCGTGGGTCTTGTACGACGGATTACGGCCGATATAGGTATAGATGTTTTCCAGCCCGCGGGGGTCAAGTTCGGGGCCGACATCGTTAAGGGCTACGCCAAGCAGCCGGTCGTGGGACGTTGCGGCCAGTGTCATGGCAATCATGCCGCCGCGCGAGGTGCCGAGGATGGCGGCTTTTTCCAGGCCGAGATGATCGAGCAATTCGAGCGCATCGCGTGCCTCGACGGGAATCGTATAGCTGGCGGGGTCGGCCCATTGCGATTGCCCGCGACCGCGATAATCGAGCCGGATCAGGCGGGTATCGCGCAGATGCGGCGCGACAAAATCAAAATCGCGCCCGTCGCGGGTGAGGCCGGCAAGGCAGAGAAGCGGCGTGCCGGAGCCTTCATCGGTATAATGCAATCTGATGCCGTCGGAGCTTTGAAAATCGGGCATGTCAGCCACCTGTCAGGTCGGGGATGGTTGTGAGATCGGACAGGATGTGATGCGGTTTGCCGGGCAGACGGTCGACCGGTTCACCCGCACGGTTGACCCAGGCGGTGATGAAGCCGAACGCCGAGGCAGAGGCAACATCCCAGCCGTTGGATGATACGAACAACACTTCGTCGCGGCGGCAGTCAAAGCGGTTTTCCACAAGCTCGTAGACCGCGGCGGCGGGTTTGAAGACACCGACCGACTGCACCGAGAGCACATCGTCGAGAAGCCCGTCGAGGCCGGCGGATTGCACCGCGCCATCCAGCATCTCGGGCGAGCCATTGGACAGGATTGCGGTGTTGAACCCCTTGTCTTTGAGTGTGGCCAGCATGGCGGGCACCTCGGGAAATGCCGAAAGCTCCCAGTAGAGCTGCAACAGCCGGGCGCGCAGGGTGGCGTCGCCGCCCAGACCGCAGGCTTCCATCGCCCAGTCGAGCCCGTCTTGGGTGACGG
This window of the Rhodobacteraceae bacterium LMO-JJ12 genome carries:
- a CDS encoding alpha/beta fold hydrolase; amino-acid sequence: MADFLLIHGACHGAWCWRDLIPELSALGHTARAIDLPGHGGDLTPINEITLQSYADAILAAIDTPVVLVGHSMAGYPISLAAEIAPEKISRLIYLCAYVPEPGLSLADMRRKAPRQPLMKALLRSDDAKSFRFDPAQVREVFYHDCPEGTAAYANTRLCAQAIAPQETACVLSERYASVRRSYIRCTDDRTIPPEYQVTMTAGWPQEDVFALPTSHSPFFADPPRLAALLSRITG
- a CDS encoding mandelate racemase/muconate lactonizing enzyme family protein yields the protein MKLADLDVIVTAPPAPGWGGRYWILVKLTTDTGIVGWGECYASSVGPTAMKAVIEDVFVRHMAGENPENIELMFRRAYSSGFTQRPDLTVMGAFSGLEIACWDIIGKARERPVHALLGGRMNERIRAYTYLYPQPDQDMATFWTDPQAAAVSALAMVEKGYTAVKFDPAGPYTMRGGHMPAMSDITTSVEFCKLIREAVGNRADLLFGTHGQFNTAGAIRLGQALEPYSPLWFEEPTPPDNIEDMARVARNVRIPVATGERMTTKAEFAAVLRAGAAEILQPALGRAGGIWEMKKVAAIAEVFNAQIAPHLYAGPIEWAANVQLAASIPNILMVESIETPFHHDLIKGTITVENGFVTPPDAPGLGIEVDEALARAHPYSGNHLHLQMQEAPCDYQNGNNFQGGAPAKSD
- a CDS encoding alpha/beta hydrolase, translated to MPDFQSSDGIRLHYTDEGSGTPLLCLAGLTRDGRDFDFVAPHLRDTRLIRLDYRGRGQSQWADPASYTIPVEARDALELLDHLGLEKAAILGTSRGGMIAMTLAATSHDRLLGVALNDVGPELDPRGLENIYTYIGRNPSYKTHAALLAVWPEAIHGFDKVPTSRFHEEITRLYDETPEGLKITYDPALREAVLAGKDTPLPDLWPLFDTLQGLPLCALRGAGSNILMQSSFDEMQRRRPDMIAAIIPDRGHIPYLDEPASLAALHKWLELL
- a CDS encoding alcohol dehydrogenase catalytic domain-containing protein, whose product is MRAIKAAVCHTFGEPLRIETVNLRAPGLGEVEVTLEAVAICHSDISYAEGAWGGSLPAVYGHEAAGKVASVGEGVRDFAVGDDVLVTLIRACGTCPSCASGKPTICETPYDGDTGPLAMPDGSKLHQAMACGAFAEAVVVDQSQLVHLPATMDKDVASLLSCGVITGVGAVVNSAGLRAGQDVVVIGAGGVGLNAIQGARIAGARRIVAVDMSEDKLDVAMEFGATDGILATQKSPWRHAIKAMGRGADAVFVTVGAVQAYDTAPRYLARGGKVLMVGMPHSDAVSTYSPVMMAAVGQGMVGTKMGDTVIRRDIPWMIDLYQQGRLKLDELISNRWRLDQINEAITDTKSGAARRNVILF
- a CDS encoding TCR/Tet family MFS transporter, translated to MTARLPVLFIIITVMIDAMGIGLIMPVMPALISDIEGGSVAHAAIWGGILSTAFAVMQFLFSPFLGALSDRFGRRPILLISLLAMAVDYAVMAVAHTMWLLLVVRMIGGITAATHSTANAYMADISAPHEKAARFGLVAAGFGVGFVLGPVLGGILAEYGTRAPFWAAGALALTNAIFGFFVLRETVTDRIRRKFEWRRSNPFGALRAVTRLAGLRGLILVFFLFQVATMVYPAIWAYFLTEKFAWSEAMIGYSLGVYGAFYALFMAFGLRPAIARLGERGTVIAGFWLEIGSLVFLAFVGNPILLISFIPVAALGSLSLPALQAAMSRAVSDDSQGELQGVLSSVTSLAMILAPLAMTQTFAVFTKADAPIYLPGAPFLLSAVLMLACLWVFARNSAPSPA
- a CDS encoding GNAT family N-acetyltransferase produces the protein METKLLGPQDIGLLLTVEEGVFDFPIDPEQARDFLENPLNEIVVVIVDDRIVAFASGTILLHPDKPPSLFVNEVSTHDEYRRRGYGSAVSRGLFARARARGCEGIWLGTEPENTPALALYRRLGGEERAFVGFAWDGAFDLD
- a CDS encoding tryptophanase — encoded protein: MTTIFEPFRIKSVEPIRMTTLDERKALMRKANYNLFTLHSDDVMIDLLTDSGTGAMSSEQWAAIMRGDESYAGSPSFYRFEAAVKNLMPFKHVIPVHQGRAAEAILFSILGGAGRNVPSNTHFDTTRGNIEASGAMATDLVIDEGRDPQSLHPFKGNMDLDKLRSFLQTQGDAVPCVMLTITNNAGGGQPVSLENIREVAAMAREFGKPFIIDGCRFAENAWFIKQREAGQQDRSITEIVRDCFADADAMTMSAKKDAFGNIGGWLALNDDEMAEAARAHLIRTEGFPTYGGMAGRDLEAVAQGLAEIVDEDYLRYRIRTNAYIIERLDALGVPVVKPAGGHAVFIDARAWLSHIDPLSYPGQAVAVALYELGGIRGCEIGTVMFGRHPDGSETPAAMDLVRLAFPRRTYTQSHADYLVEVFAELAAMKDSLRGYRITWEQKLMRHFTCKFEPLEA
- the pcaD gene encoding 3-oxoadipate enol-lactonase, producing MQMAELGDVSLHYRLDGPQDGPVVVFANSLGTDLRLWDALIPHLPQGLRLLRYDLRGHGLSSCPPGPYSMGTLVRDAEGLLDLLQIRECVFVGLSIGGMIAQGLAIKRLDLVRALVLSNTGAKIGQPAMWQDRIRTARADGIEALADATMQRWFSRDFRATPECAAWRNMLTRQPSEGYIGCMAAISGTDFYTPTSGLRLPTLGIAGSEDGSTPPDLVRETVDLIPGSKFHLIRRAGHLPCVEKPGEYAAALTGFLDAIGHV
- a CDS encoding threonine/serine dehydratase is translated as MVGAVVNIEMIRAAAQRLEGHSRCTPLLSSPFLDEIAGRRLFVKSECLQHTGSFKFRGGWSALSALDSETRARGVIAFSSGNHAQGVARAASLHGVPSVIIMPSDAPKLKIDNTRALGAQVVLYERATEDRDAIGARLARERGLTLVKPFDEPQVIAGQGTCGLEIAAQAAKEGIECADVLVNCGGGGLTSGIALALEADAPGLRARPCEPEEFDDTTRSLVSGQIERNTRLSGSLCDAIITPEPGQLTFPIMARLCGPGIVVSEDEVLRAMALAFLRLKIVLEPGGAVSLAAALFHPKEIKGDAVIAVATGGNVDPEVFMRALTTFEGT
- a CDS encoding haloacid dehalogenase type II, with the protein product MAITTAVFDAYGTLFDVAAAAREAAGEPGAEALAERWPELAAHWRAKQLQYSWLRAVTGHHTDFWTVTQDGLDWAMEACGLGGDATLRARLLQLYWELSAFPEVPAMLATLKDKGFNTAILSNGSPEMLDGAVQSAGLDGLLDDVLSVQSVGVFKPAAAVYELVENRFDCRRDEVLFVSSNGWDVASASAFGFITAWVNRAGEPVDRLPGKPHHILSDLTTIPDLTGG
- a CDS encoding metalloregulator ArsR/SmtB family transcription factor — its product is MARSAASAAAYLKTLAHEGRLMILCHLGSGEKSVGELETLLEIRQAAVSQMLARLREEGLVSTRRDGKTVFYSLADESTYEVISLLYRLFCSPDGARPDDPVECS